One genomic region from Croceicoccus sp. YJ47 encodes:
- the guaA gene encoding glutamine-hydrolyzing GMP synthase, whose protein sequence is MPDTLTDSTTDDTILIVDFGSQVTQLIARRVREAGVYSEIAPFTQAAEAFARMKPKGIILSGSPASVPGEGSPRAPQEMFEAGIPILGICYGQQVMTKQLGGEVRPGHETGEGGEFGRAFLTVTEKCALFDGLWQVGERHQVWMSHGDKVTEFAPGFEIVATSDGAPFAVIADESRRFYGTQFHPEVIHTPDGGRLIANFVRHVCGCAGDWTMAEFRRTKIAEIREQVGDGKVICGLSGGVDLTVAAVLIHEAIGDQLTCVFVDHGLMRMGEAEQVVSLFRGAYNIPLVHRDVSALFLNGLKGVTDPEAKRKFIGKTFIDVFEDEAKKIGGADFLAQGTLYPDVIESVSFTGGPSVTIKSHHNVGGLPERMNMQLVEPLRELFKDEVRDLGRELGLPDVFVGRHPFPGPGLAIRIPGEVTRERCDILRKADAIYLEEIRNAGLYDAIWQAFAVLLPVRTVGVMGDSRTYDSVCALRAVTSTDGMTADVYPFDSAFLSATATRIVNEVQGINRVVYDYTSKPPGTIEWE, encoded by the coding sequence ATGCCCGATACTTTGACAGATTCGACCACCGACGACACCATCCTGATCGTCGATTTCGGAAGCCAGGTGACGCAGCTCATCGCGCGCCGCGTGCGCGAGGCGGGCGTCTATTCCGAAATCGCCCCCTTTACGCAGGCCGCAGAGGCGTTCGCCCGGATGAAGCCGAAGGGCATCATCCTGTCGGGCAGCCCCGCCAGCGTGCCGGGCGAAGGCAGCCCCCGCGCGCCGCAGGAAATGTTCGAGGCGGGCATCCCCATCCTCGGCATCTGTTACGGGCAGCAGGTGATGACGAAGCAGCTGGGCGGCGAGGTGCGGCCCGGCCACGAAACCGGCGAGGGTGGCGAATTCGGGCGCGCGTTCCTTACCGTGACGGAAAAATGCGCTTTGTTCGACGGGCTCTGGCAGGTCGGTGAACGGCATCAGGTCTGGATGAGCCACGGCGACAAGGTGACCGAGTTCGCCCCCGGTTTCGAAATCGTCGCGACCAGCGATGGCGCCCCCTTCGCCGTGATCGCGGATGAAAGCCGGCGTTTCTACGGCACGCAATTCCATCCCGAGGTCATTCACACGCCCGATGGCGGCCGGCTGATCGCCAATTTCGTGCGCCATGTCTGCGGCTGTGCCGGCGACTGGACCATGGCGGAGTTCCGGCGCACGAAGATCGCCGAAATCCGCGAACAGGTCGGCGACGGCAAGGTGATCTGCGGCTTGTCGGGCGGGGTCGATCTTACCGTCGCCGCCGTGCTCATTCACGAGGCGATCGGCGATCAGCTGACCTGCGTGTTTGTCGACCATGGCCTGATGCGCATGGGGGAGGCGGAGCAGGTCGTCTCGCTCTTCCGCGGGGCATATAACATCCCGCTGGTGCACCGCGACGTGTCGGCCCTGTTTCTGAACGGATTGAAGGGCGTCACCGATCCGGAGGCCAAGCGCAAGTTCATCGGCAAGACCTTCATCGACGTGTTCGAAGACGAGGCGAAGAAGATCGGCGGCGCCGATTTCCTCGCCCAGGGCACGCTCTATCCCGACGTCATCGAAAGCGTGTCGTTCACCGGCGGGCCGAGCGTCACGATCAAGAGCCACCACAATGTCGGCGGCCTGCCCGAACGCATGAACATGCAACTGGTCGAACCCTTGCGCGAATTGTTCAAGGACGAGGTGCGCGACCTTGGCCGCGAGCTCGGCTTGCCCGATGTGTTCGTCGGGCGCCATCCGTTCCCCGGACCGGGCCTCGCCATCCGCATTCCGGGCGAGGTTACGCGCGAACGTTGCGACATATTGCGCAAGGCGGACGCGATCTACCTCGAGGAAATCCGCAATGCCGGGCTGTACGATGCAATCTGGCAGGCGTTCGCCGTGCTGCTCCCCGTGCGGACCGTCGGCGTGATGGGCGACAGCCGCACCTATGACAGCGTGTGCGCCCTGCGCGCGGTGACGAGCACCGACGGCATGACGGCGGATGTGTACCCCTTCGACAGCGCGTTCCTGTCCGCGACCGCCACGCGCATCGTGAACGAGGTTCAAGGCATCAACCGGGTGGTCTACGACTACACCTCCAAGCCCCCCGGCACGATCGAGTGGGAGTGA
- a CDS encoding ZIP family metal transporter — protein sequence MMMTLLVVVAVSAALIAGAAWGIYGHMGDTTRAFLVALAGGALVLSLVTELVEPSVERSSLAMAMIGVAAGAVVFAAVDYLIDEYWGPDSGGGLLAAITLDGIPENLALGVALIGAGAGEVAALAGSIFLSNLPEAAGSARDMAAHGGRSKLRILGIWAATAGLLSLAALAGNLLLDTVGEGVLAFIRCFAAGAVVASLATEVFPQAYQDDKHLAGVATALGLILALVLGNIGG from the coding sequence ATGATGATGACGCTTCTTGTGGTGGTGGCGGTATCGGCCGCGCTCATCGCGGGCGCGGCATGGGGCATTTACGGCCACATGGGCGATACCACCCGCGCATTCCTGGTGGCGCTGGCGGGCGGGGCGCTGGTGCTGTCGCTGGTGACCGAACTGGTCGAGCCGTCGGTGGAGCGAAGCTCGCTCGCCATGGCGATGATCGGCGTGGCCGCGGGCGCGGTGGTATTCGCCGCGGTCGATTACCTCATCGACGAATATTGGGGGCCGGATTCGGGCGGCGGTCTGCTGGCCGCGATCACGCTCGACGGGATACCCGAAAACCTGGCGCTTGGCGTGGCGCTGATCGGTGCGGGCGCGGGGGAGGTGGCGGCGCTCGCCGGGTCGATCTTCCTGTCCAACCTGCCGGAGGCCGCGGGCAGCGCGCGCGACATGGCGGCGCATGGCGGGCGCTCCAAACTGCGCATCCTGGGCATCTGGGCGGCGACGGCGGGGCTGTTGTCGCTGGCCGCGCTCGCGGGCAATCTGCTGCTCGACACGGTGGGGGAGGGGGTGCTGGCCTTCATCCGCTGTTTCGCGGCGGGCGCGGTGGTCGCCAGCCTTGCGACGGAGGTGTTCCCACAGGCCTATCAGGATGACAAGCATCTGGCCGGGGTCGCGACCGCGCTCGGGCTTATCCTCGCGCTGGTGCTGGGCAATATAGGGGGATAG
- the nadB gene encoding L-aspartate oxidase, which produces MSDYDVIIVGSGAAGLSAALVLAERARVLVLAKGALDAGSTAWAQGGIAAVLDAGDTFEDHIRDTMVAGAGLNRREAVEYVIEQAPRAIQRLIDLGVPFNTDGQSLHLTREGGHSHRRIVHVDDATGWAVQDALLRAADAHPNITMRPNMVAIDLIGDRHRTEPEGGQKIWGVYALDTAKEAGQNGRVEALTARATILATGGAGRTYLFSTAPRGATGDGIAMAWRAGCRVSNMEFMQFHPTCLYNLDVKNFLITEAVRGEGGILTLPPEAGAEAGRRFMPDFDERLELAPRDIVARAIDHEIKRLGLDYVHLDISHREPEFVREHFPTIHERLLKLGIDMTVQPIPVVPAQHYTCGGVRVDMAGRADLPGLYAIGECSDTGLHGANRLASNSLLECFVFGDASARDILARMDDLPPPPPVRPWDESRVSAADEEVVIKQNWTEIRRFMWNYVGIVRTDKRMERAANRIRLLNDEVQEYYGNFRVTQDLIELRNLLQTADLIVRSARRRKESRGLHFNADYPLTDEVARDTVIVP; this is translated from the coding sequence ATGAGCGATTATGACGTCATCATCGTGGGATCGGGCGCGGCGGGATTGTCGGCGGCGCTGGTGCTGGCCGAACGGGCGCGGGTGCTGGTGCTGGCCAAGGGCGCGCTCGATGCCGGTTCCACCGCGTGGGCGCAGGGGGGCATTGCCGCCGTGTTGGACGCGGGCGACACGTTCGAGGATCACATCCGCGATACCATGGTGGCGGGCGCGGGGCTCAACCGGCGCGAGGCGGTCGAATATGTCATCGAACAGGCGCCCAGGGCGATTCAGCGGCTGATCGACCTCGGCGTGCCGTTCAATACCGACGGGCAATCGCTCCACCTCACACGCGAAGGGGGGCATTCGCATCGGCGCATCGTGCATGTCGACGACGCGACCGGCTGGGCGGTGCAGGATGCGTTGCTGCGTGCCGCCGATGCGCATCCCAACATCACCATGCGGCCCAACATGGTGGCCATCGACCTCATCGGCGACCGCCACCGCACGGAGCCGGAGGGCGGGCAGAAGATCTGGGGCGTCTACGCGCTCGACACGGCGAAGGAGGCGGGGCAGAACGGCCGGGTCGAGGCATTGACCGCGCGCGCCACCATCCTCGCCACCGGCGGGGCGGGGCGCACCTACCTGTTCAGCACGGCGCCACGCGGGGCGACCGGCGACGGCATCGCGATGGCGTGGCGCGCCGGGTGCCGCGTGTCGAACATGGAATTCATGCAGTTCCACCCGACCTGCCTCTACAATCTCGACGTGAAGAATTTCCTCATCACCGAGGCCGTGCGCGGCGAGGGCGGCATATTGACGCTCCCGCCCGAGGCCGGGGCCGAGGCGGGCCGCCGCTTCATGCCCGATTTCGACGAGCGGCTCGAACTCGCCCCGCGCGACATCGTGGCCCGCGCGATCGACCATGAAATCAAGCGGCTCGGCCTCGATTACGTGCATCTCGACATCAGCCACCGCGAACCGGAATTCGTGCGCGAACATTTCCCGACGATCCACGAACGGCTGCTGAAACTCGGCATCGACATGACGGTGCAGCCGATCCCCGTCGTCCCGGCACAGCATTACACCTGCGGCGGGGTGCGGGTCGACATGGCCGGGCGCGCGGACCTGCCCGGATTATACGCGATCGGCGAATGTTCGGACACCGGCCTGCACGGGGCGAATCGCCTCGCGTCGAATTCGCTGCTCGAATGTTTCGTGTTCGGCGATGCCTCGGCGCGCGACATCCTGGCGCGGATGGACGATCTGCCGCCGCCGCCGCCGGTCCGCCCATGGGACGAAAGCCGGGTCAGCGCCGCCGACGAGGAGGTGGTGATCAAGCAGAACTGGACCGAGATCCGCCGCTTCATGTGGAATTACGTCGGCATCGTGCGCACGGATAAACGCATGGAGCGCGCCGCCAACCGCATTCGCCTGCTCAATGACGAGGTGCAGGAATATTACGGCAATTTCCGCGTGACGCAGGATTTGATCGAATTGCGCAACCTGTTGCAGACCGCCGATCTCATCGTGCGCAGCGCCCGGCGCCGCAAGGAAAGCCGCGGGCTGCATTTCAATGCCGACTATCCGCTGACCGACGAGGTGGCGCGCGACACGGTGATCGTACCGTGA
- a CDS encoding FAD-dependent oxidoreductase, which produces MRHIAIIGSGPAGYYTAEAALKQWGDDVRVDVFDRLPVPYGLIRTGVAPDHQTIKKVAMRYEKTALTENVRFVGNISIGTDISIAQLQSLYDAVVLATGAPRDRALGIAGEELTGVHGSAEFVGWYNGHPQFAGLAPDLAAETAVVIGNGNVALDIARILAKTAREFAGSDIVAHALDGLNASRLRRIVVLGRRGPHQIAMTPKELGELGELERAVPIVAPDDLPPESEDEALDPGQRKSVALLRQFARNRAGDKPLAIEFDFFASPVRIVGEDRVAAVTVERTRLDDGRPVGTGETYDIPCGLVVSAIGYRSVPIPGVPFDEKQGRIANDDGRVGDGLYCVGWARRGPTGTIGTNKPDGFAIIDKIAADMAEPAGKQGREGFDALAAERGLDIVTFRDWKRIEEAETGAARDGAPREKFTDIEAMIRARG; this is translated from the coding sequence ATGCGTCACATCGCCATCATCGGGTCTGGGCCCGCCGGCTACTACACCGCCGAAGCCGCGCTGAAGCAATGGGGCGACGATGTGCGCGTCGACGTGTTCGACCGGCTTCCCGTGCCCTATGGCCTTATCCGCACCGGCGTCGCGCCCGATCACCAGACGATCAAGAAGGTCGCGATGCGCTATGAAAAGACCGCGCTGACCGAAAACGTGCGCTTTGTCGGCAATATCTCCATCGGCACCGATATTTCCATCGCGCAGCTGCAATCGCTTTACGATGCGGTGGTGCTGGCGACCGGCGCGCCGCGGGACCGCGCGCTCGGCATCGCGGGCGAGGAGCTGACGGGCGTGCACGGGAGCGCCGAGTTCGTCGGCTGGTACAATGGGCATCCGCAATTTGCCGGGCTGGCGCCGGACCTCGCCGCCGAAACCGCGGTCGTCATCGGCAATGGCAATGTGGCGCTCGACATCGCGCGGATCCTCGCCAAGACCGCCCGCGAATTCGCGGGGTCGGACATCGTTGCCCATGCGCTCGACGGGTTGAACGCGTCGCGGCTGCGGCGGATCGTGGTGCTGGGGCGGCGCGGCCCGCATCAGATCGCGATGACGCCCAAGGAGCTGGGCGAGCTGGGCGAGCTGGAGCGGGCGGTGCCGATCGTGGCGCCGGACGATCTTCCGCCCGAGAGCGAGGATGAGGCGCTGGACCCCGGACAGCGCAAGTCGGTCGCCCTGCTGCGCCAGTTCGCGCGGAACCGCGCCGGCGACAAGCCGCTCGCCATCGAATTCGACTTCTTCGCCTCGCCCGTGCGCATCGTGGGCGAGGATCGCGTCGCCGCCGTCACGGTGGAGCGGACGCGGCTGGACGATGGCCGCCCGGTCGGCACGGGGGAGACCTACGACATTCCGTGCGGCCTGGTGGTGAGCGCGATCGGCTATCGCAGCGTGCCGATCCCCGGCGTGCCTTTTGATGAAAAACAGGGGCGCATCGCCAATGACGACGGGCGCGTGGGAGACGGGCTGTATTGCGTGGGCTGGGCCCGGCGCGGGCCGACCGGCACCATCGGCACGAACAAGCCCGACGGCTTTGCCATCATCGACAAGATCGCCGCCGACATGGCCGAACCCGCGGGCAAGCAGGGCCGCGAAGGTTTCGACGCATTGGCGGCAGAGCGCGGGCTCGACATCGTGACCTTCCGCGACTGGAAACGGATCGAGGAGGCGGAAACCGGCGCCGCCCGCGACGGCGCCCCGCGGGAAAAGTTCACCGATATCGAGGCGATGATCCGCGCGCGGGGCTGA
- the nth gene encoding endonuclease III, producing MALIPEAEVATVFRRLADAMPGRTLDAKGPKGQPDAFRSCISCMLSAQSLDRNTAAAARALFALAATPEAMLRRDDAAIADAIRPCGLYNMKTRNIRAFCAALLDRHSGTVPDTRAGLMALPGIGRKCADIVLSFTFGRAVIAVDTHVHRVCNRIGLTDAKTADRTAAELEERAPDWAMQDGHFWLIQFGKRICRARSPLCERCPVVNHCLWYEASRAH from the coding sequence ATGGCACTGATCCCCGAAGCAGAGGTCGCAACCGTATTTCGCCGGCTGGCCGATGCGATGCCGGGCCGCACCCTCGATGCGAAGGGACCGAAGGGACAGCCCGACGCGTTCCGCTCCTGCATTTCCTGCATGCTGTCGGCGCAATCGCTCGACCGGAATACGGCGGCTGCGGCGCGCGCGCTGTTCGCCCTGGCCGCCACGCCCGAGGCGATGCTCCGGCGCGACGACGCAGCCATCGCCGATGCGATCCGCCCGTGCGGCCTCTACAACATGAAGACGCGCAATATCCGTGCCTTTTGCGCGGCCCTGCTCGACCGGCACAGCGGCACCGTGCCCGACACGCGCGCGGGGTTGATGGCATTGCCCGGCATCGGGCGGAAATGCGCCGATATCGTGCTGTCCTTCACCTTCGGGCGCGCGGTGATCGCGGTCGACACCCATGTGCACCGCGTCTGCAACCGGATCGGCCTGACCGATGCGAAGACCGCCGACCGCACCGCGGCAGAGCTGGAGGAGCGCGCGCCCGACTGGGCCATGCAGGACGGGCATTTCTGGCTCATCCAGTTCGGGAAGCGCATCTGCCGCGCACGCAGCCCGCTTTGCGAGCGCTGCCCGGTCGTCAACCATTGCCTGTGGTACGAGGCAAGCCGCGCGCATTGA
- the gyrB gene encoding DNA topoisomerase (ATP-hydrolyzing) subunit B, with amino-acid sequence MAENTNEDTGAPIGETPETAPENSGSAIAADAATPRQVQRGEYGAESIKVLKGLDAVRKRPGMYIGDTDDGSGLHHMVFEVSDNAIDEALAGHCDRVLIELHPDGSVSVDDNGRGIPTDIHRGEGVSAAEVIMTQLHAGGKFENTTDDNAYKVSGGLHGVGVSVVNALSEWLELTIWRDGKEHWMRFEHGNTVEPLKIVGDAPLNDAGEPRKGTRVTFKASDETFKNVLEYDFDRLEHRYRELAFLNSGVRIILRDRRHEDVAEHDLYYDGGIGAFVKYLDRNKAALIPEPIAISADRDSIGIEVALEWNDSYYENVLCFTNNIPQRDGGTHLAAFRAALTRTLNGYADRSGLMKKEKVSLTGEDMREGLTAIVSVKLPDPKFGSQTKDKLVSSEVRQPLESLMADKMSDWLEENPANAKTIVQKIVDAAAAREAAKKARELTRRKGAMDIASLPGKLADCQERDPTKCELFLVEGDSAGGSAKQGRDRKIQAILPLKGKILNVERARFDRIISSKEVGTLIQAMGTGLRDEFNLEKLRYHKIVIMTDADVDGAHIRTLLLTFFQRQMPEIVKEGHLYIAQPPLYKVAKGKSEVYLKDNDALDRYLIEAALNGRVLETRGGARSGADLATIVEQARRFKSTLAFAPNRYDPTIVEALALSGALTPGLDPAARGAALDATAAWMQSLDPEAKWSAYQTDEGYAVDRVWRGVTDHHPIDGKFLDSAEARKLASLATLQKEIYEAGAQLVKAGTDGEDDDSAASKGAHINRPTQLLEQIFAIGRKGLSIQRYKGLGEMNADQLWETTLDPDNRALLQVKVEDADVTDEIFTRLMGDIVEPRREFIQDNALNVANLDI; translated from the coding sequence ATGGCAGAAAACACCAATGAAGACACCGGCGCGCCCATCGGCGAAACGCCGGAAACGGCGCCCGAAAATTCCGGATCGGCGATTGCCGCCGACGCCGCCACCCCGCGGCAGGTGCAGCGCGGCGAATATGGCGCGGAATCGATCAAGGTGCTGAAAGGGCTCGACGCGGTGCGCAAGCGGCCGGGCATGTATATCGGCGATACCGACGACGGCTCGGGCCTGCACCACATGGTGTTCGAAGTGTCGGACAACGCCATTGACGAGGCGCTCGCCGGGCATTGCGACCGCGTGCTGATCGAGCTGCACCCCGATGGCAGCGTGTCGGTCGACGACAATGGCCGCGGCATCCCCACCGACATCCACCGCGGCGAAGGCGTGTCGGCGGCCGAGGTCATCATGACCCAGCTCCACGCTGGCGGCAAGTTCGAGAACACGACCGACGACAACGCCTACAAGGTGTCGGGCGGTCTGCACGGCGTCGGCGTGTCGGTGGTGAACGCGCTGTCCGAATGGCTGGAGCTGACCATCTGGCGCGACGGCAAGGAACACTGGATGCGGTTCGAGCATGGCAACACGGTCGAACCGTTGAAGATCGTGGGCGATGCGCCGCTCAACGACGCGGGCGAGCCGCGCAAGGGCACGCGCGTCACCTTCAAGGCCAGTGACGAGACGTTCAAGAACGTGCTCGAATATGATTTCGACCGGCTGGAGCATCGCTATCGCGAGCTGGCGTTCCTCAATTCCGGCGTGCGCATCATCCTGCGCGACCGGCGGCACGAGGACGTGGCCGAGCACGATCTGTATTACGATGGCGGCATCGGCGCCTTCGTCAAATATCTCGACCGGAACAAGGCCGCGCTCATCCCCGAACCCATCGCGATTTCGGCGGATCGCGACAGCATCGGGATCGAGGTCGCGCTCGAATGGAACGATTCCTATTACGAGAACGTGCTGTGCTTCACGAACAACATTCCGCAGCGTGACGGCGGCACCCATCTTGCCGCGTTCCGCGCCGCGCTGACCCGCACGTTGAACGGCTATGCCGACCGGTCGGGGCTGATGAAGAAGGAAAAGGTTTCGCTCACCGGCGAGGACATGCGCGAGGGGCTGACCGCGATCGTGTCGGTGAAGCTGCCCGATCCCAAATTCGGCTCGCAGACGAAGGACAAGCTCGTCTCCTCCGAGGTGCGTCAGCCGCTGGAAAGCCTGATGGCGGACAAGATGAGCGACTGGCTGGAAGAAAATCCCGCCAATGCCAAGACCATCGTGCAGAAGATCGTCGATGCCGCCGCCGCGCGCGAGGCCGCGAAAAAGGCGCGCGAGCTGACCCGGCGCAAGGGCGCGATGGACATTGCCAGCCTGCCCGGCAAGCTCGCCGATTGCCAGGAACGCGATCCCACGAAATGCGAGCTTTTCCTGGTCGAGGGCGATTCCGCAGGCGGTTCGGCGAAGCAGGGCCGCGACCGCAAGATTCAGGCGATCCTGCCCTTGAAGGGCAAGATCCTCAACGTGGAACGCGCGCGGTTCGACCGGATCATCTCGTCAAAGGAGGTCGGCACGCTGATCCAGGCGATGGGCACTGGCCTGCGCGACGAATTCAACCTTGAAAAGCTGCGCTATCACAAGATCGTCATCATGACCGACGCCGATGTCGACGGCGCGCATATCCGTACGCTCCTGCTCACCTTCTTTCAGCGGCAGATGCCGGAGATCGTCAAGGAAGGCCATCTCTACATCGCGCAGCCGCCGCTGTATAAGGTCGCGAAGGGCAAGTCGGAGGTCTATCTCAAGGACAACGACGCGCTCGACCGCTATCTGATCGAGGCGGCGCTCAATGGCCGCGTGCTCGAAACGCGGGGCGGTGCGCGCAGCGGCGCCGACCTCGCCACCATCGTGGAGCAGGCGCGCCGGTTCAAGAGCACGCTGGCCTTCGCGCCCAACCGCTATGACCCGACCATCGTGGAGGCGCTCGCGCTTTCGGGTGCGTTGACGCCGGGGCTGGACCCGGCGGCGCGCGGGGCGGCGCTCGACGCGACGGCAGCCTGGATGCAGAGCCTCGACCCCGAGGCGAAATGGTCCGCCTACCAGACCGACGAAGGCTATGCCGTGGACCGCGTGTGGCGCGGCGTCACCGATCACCACCCGATCGACGGCAAGTTCCTCGACAGTGCGGAGGCGCGCAAGCTGGCCTCGCTCGCCACGCTTCAGAAAGAGATCTACGAAGCCGGCGCGCAGCTGGTGAAGGCAGGGACCGACGGCGAGGATGACGACAGCGCCGCATCGAAGGGCGCGCATATCAACCGCCCGACGCAGCTGCTCGAACAGATCTTCGCCATCGGACGCAAGGGCCTGTCGATCCAGCGGTACAAGGGGTTGGGAGAAATGAACGCGGATCAGCTTTGGGAAACCACGCTCGATCCCGACAATCGCGCCCTGTTGCAGGTGAAGGTGGAGGACGCCGACGTCACCGACGAGATCTTCACCCGGTTGATGGGCGATATCGTCGAACCGCGCCGCGAATTCATTCAGGACAATGCGCTGAACGTCGCGAATCTCGATATCTGA
- a CDS encoding ribonucleoside-diphosphate reductase subunit alpha gives MVSEVAKAAAAKPLSSRDIAERRFAITTDDSRDALLTDFGRETLNDRYLLPDESYQDLFARVADAYADDEPHAQRLYDYISRLWFMPATPVLSNGGTGRGLPISCYLNSVEDSLEGIVNTWNENVWLASRGGGIGTYWGSVRGIGEPVGLNGKTSGIIPFVRVMDSLTLAISQGSLRRGSAACYLDVSHPEIEEFLEIRKPSGDFNRKALNLHHGVLLTDEFMEAVRNGDEFQLRSPRDGSARATVDARSLFQKLVETRLQTGEPYIVFSDTVNRMMPKHHRDLGLKVSTSNLCSEITLPTGRDHLGNDRTAVCCLSSLNLETWDEWHKDEMFIEDVMRFLDNVLQDYIDRAPDEMARAKYSAERERSVGMGVMGFHSFLQKKNIGFETAMAKAWNLKMFQHINARANEASMMLAKERGPCPDAADQGAMERFSCKMAIAPTASISIICGGTSACIEPIPANIYTHKTLSGSFIVKNPYLEKILREKSKDSANVWNSILERGGSVQHLDFLSPEEKAVFKTSFEIDQRWLLEFAGDRTPYIDQAQSLNLFIPADVDKWDLAMLHFRAWEMGIKSLYYLRSKSVQRAGFAGGVEADNTIDPAKYELPTTDYDECLACQ, from the coding sequence ATGGTGAGCGAGGTCGCCAAGGCCGCCGCTGCAAAACCGCTGTCCTCGCGCGACATTGCCGAGCGCCGCTTTGCCATTACCACCGATGACAGCCGCGATGCGCTGCTGACCGATTTCGGCAGGGAAACGCTGAACGACCGGTATCTGCTGCCCGACGAAAGCTATCAGGATCTGTTCGCGCGCGTCGCCGACGCCTATGCCGATGACGAGCCGCATGCGCAGCGGCTCTACGACTATATCTCGCGGCTGTGGTTCATGCCCGCGACGCCGGTGCTGTCCAATGGCGGCACCGGGCGCGGCCTGCCGATTTCGTGCTATCTCAATTCGGTGGAGGACAGCCTCGAGGGGATCGTCAACACCTGGAACGAGAATGTCTGGCTGGCGAGCCGGGGCGGCGGCATCGGCACATATTGGGGCAGCGTGCGCGGCATTGGCGAGCCGGTGGGCCTCAACGGCAAGACGAGCGGCATCATCCCCTTCGTCCGCGTGATGGACAGCCTGACCCTCGCCATTTCGCAGGGTTCGCTGCGCCGCGGATCGGCGGCGTGCTATCTCGACGTGTCGCACCCGGAGATCGAGGAGTTCCTCGAAATCCGTAAACCCTCGGGCGATTTCAACCGCAAGGCGCTGAACCTGCATCACGGCGTGTTGCTGACCGACGAATTCATGGAAGCGGTCCGCAACGGTGACGAGTTTCAGCTGCGCTCCCCCCGCGACGGCAGCGCCCGCGCCACCGTCGATGCGCGCTCCCTGTTTCAGAAGCTCGTCGAAACCCGGCTGCAGACGGGCGAGCCCTATATCGTGTTCTCCGACACGGTGAACCGCATGATGCCGAAACATCACCGCGATCTGGGCCTCAAGGTCAGCACGTCGAACCTGTGCAGCGAGATCACGCTGCCCACGGGCCGCGACCATCTCGGCAACGACCGCACGGCGGTGTGCTGTCTCTCCTCGCTCAATCTTGAAACCTGGGACGAATGGCACAAGGACGAGATGTTCATCGAGGACGTGATGCGCTTCCTCGACAACGTGCTGCAGGATTATATCGACCGTGCGCCCGACGAAATGGCCCGCGCGAAATATTCGGCGGAGCGCGAGCGCAGCGTCGGCATGGGGGTCATGGGCTTCCACTCGTTCCTGCAGAAGAAGAACATCGGGTTCGAAACCGCGATGGCAAAGGCCTGGAACCTGAAAATGTTCCAGCATATCAATGCCCGCGCGAACGAGGCGTCGATGATGCTGGCCAAGGAGCGCGGCCCGTGCCCCGACGCCGCGGATCAGGGCGCGATGGAACGTTTCAGCTGCAAGATGGCGATTGCGCCGACCGCGTCGATCTCCATCATCTGCGGCGGGACGAGCGCGTGCATCGAGCCGATCCCGGCCAATATCTACACGCACAAGACATTGTCGGGCAGCTTCATCGTGAAGAACCCGTATCTGGAAAAGATCCTGCGCGAAAAATCGAAGGATTCCGCCAATGTGTGGAACTCGATCCTCGAACGCGGCGGATCGGTGCAGCATCTCGACTTCCTCTCGCCCGAGGAAAAGGCGGTGTTCAAGACGAGCTTCGAAATCGATCAGCGCTGGCTGCTCGAATTCGCGGGCGACCGGACGCCCTATATCGACCAGGCGCAGTCGCTGAACCTGTTCATCCCGGCCGATGTCGACAAGTGGGATCTGGCCATGCTGCATTTCCGGGCGTGGGAGATGGGGATCAAGTCGCTCTACTACCTGCGCTCCAAATCGGTGCAGCGGGCAGGCTTCGCCGGCGGGGTGGAGGCGGACAACACCATCGATCCTGCGAAATACGAACTGCCGACGACCGATTACGACGAGTGTCTCGCCTGTCAGTAA
- a CDS encoding GlsB/YeaQ/YmgE family stress response membrane protein, which translates to MLNIIGAIVSGAIIGVLARFFFPGEVDMGFFATIALGVGGSLLAGLVTSRGRSDFHRAGCLASILGGMALILIGRLFF; encoded by the coding sequence ATGCTCAACATCATCGGCGCCATCGTATCGGGCGCGATCATCGGCGTCCTGGCGCGTTTCTTCTTTCCCGGCGAGGTGGACATGGGGTTCTTCGCCACCATCGCGCTCGGCGTTGGCGGCTCGCTGCTCGCCGGGCTGGTGACGAGCCGGGGGCGCTCCGATTTTCACCGGGCGGGCTGCCTCGCCTCCATCCTGGGCGGGATGGCGCTCATCCTGATCGGGCGGCTGTTCTTCTAG